A single window of Nicotiana sylvestris chromosome 3, ASM39365v2, whole genome shotgun sequence DNA harbors:
- the LOC104211563 gene encoding ATP-dependent Clp protease ATP-binding subunit CLPT1, chloroplastic produces the protein MATHSFSLLSIPSSTSTSYNRQNDNNTLTQKYCKILASSFTGGMVSIRPQNLNVFALKRRRSTVATVSFSLPTAKPERAPSDIQPRWSARAIKAFAMAELEARKLKYPNTGTEALLMGILVEGTSLAAKFLRANGVTLLKAREETVKLLGKSDMYFFSPEHPPLTEPAQRALDWAVDEKLKSGESGEITIAYLALGIWSEKESAGHKIMATLGFDDEKAKELARSMDKDIEMSYK, from the exons ATGGCGACTCACAGTTTTTCATTACTTTCAATCCCGTCTTCAACTTCGACTTCTTACAATAGACAAAATGATAATAATACTCTAACTCAAAAGTATTGTAAGATTCTAGCTTCTTCTTTTACTGGCGGAATGGTCTCTATTCGGCCGCAGAATTTGAACGTTTTTGCTCTCAAACGGCGTCGTTCGACCGTGGCAACGGTCTCCTTCAGCCTCCCAACTGC AAAACCAGAGAGAGCTCCTTCTGATATACAGCCCAG ATGGTCGGCAAGAGCAATAAAGGCATTTGCAATGGCTGAATTAGAAGCAAGGAAGCTCAAGTACCCAAATACTGGCACCGAAGCTCTTTTAATGGGAATCTTGGTCGAAG GAACCAGTTTGGCTGCCAAGTTTTTGAGAGCAAACGGTGTAACCCTTCTCAAGGCGAGGGAAGAAACTGTGAAGTTGCTTGGAAAATCTGATATGTATTTTTTCAGTCCAGAGCATCCTCCCCTTACTGAACCAGCTCAAAGGGCTCTTGACTGGGCAGTTGATGAGAAATTGAAATCAG GTGAAAGTGGGGAGATAACCATAGCATATCTGGCTCTTGGTATTTGGTCAGAAAAGGAATCAGCTGGGCATAAAATAATGGCTACACTTGGTTTTGATGACGAGAAGGCTAAAGAGCTAGCCAGATCT ATGGACAAGGACATTGAGATGAGCTATAAATAA